The nucleotide window TTAGAGCAATTATACAGAGAAGGAAAAGGTAAAGCTTCTCGGTAGGAAGACCCTGTACTGTTGTGAATTCTTCATCAAAACATAAGGTAAGAAATTCTTTGTAAAGTAAATAAACCGCACCTACTATTACTATATCAAGAGCTAGCATAAAATAAAGGTCGGAGTAGGGAACTGTTAGAATATTTCCGAAAAGGTAAGTCATAAGATCAGGAGCATAGCCAGGGGTTAGATAAACAAAAATTATTCCGAGTGCCATCCCAAGAGACCAGAGTATGCCTATAGCACTGTCTTCAGGGATTTTAGACTTCTTACTCACTGTTCCCATCACAAGAGCCGAAAGCAAGCTAAAGGGAAGAACTCCGAACATAGGATTAATTCCGAGATAATAGCCCAGCCCGACACCTCCAAAGGAAGCATGAGCTATCCCACCACTTATGAAGACTATTTTTTTGACGACAACATAGACTCCTATAATCCCGCAGGCTATGCTTGCAAGAACTGCGGCTGCAAGAGCGTTCTGGATAAAATTATATTGCAGAAAATCAAACATTCTTATTTCTCCGTCTGTTTTTCGAATCAGTCCTTTTCGAACAAGTCCTGATCTTCAGGAGTTTCTCCGTCTGTTTTTCGAATCAGTCCTTTTCGAACAAGTCCTGATCTTCAGGAGTTCTCCTCATGGTTTTTCAGCACCCTGTGAGGAATTCCATGAGCGATCAGCTCAACAGGGCACTGGTAGGTAGCTTCAAGATCTTCAACCGGAATTTCTCTGGAATTGTGATAGTGAAGAGTGCGGTTTAAACAGGCTATTTTGTCGACATAAACAGAAACCGCACTGAGATCATGAGTAACCATAATAACTGCCATTTCCTGCTTGAGTCTGCTTAGCAGGCGATAGAGTTCATCCTGCATATGCGGGTCAAGCCCGGAATTAGGTTCGTCCAGAAGCAGAAGTTTAGGGTTCGTAGCAAGAGCTCTTGCAATAAAGACTCTCTGCCGTTGTCCTCCAGAAAGCTGCCCAATCTGCCGGTCTCTGTACTGAAACATTTCTACAGTTTTAAGGGCTTCTTCGGCAGCCCTTTTGTCCTCTTCTCGAAATTTCTTCAGAAAACCTGTATGGCTCATCCTGCCTGTAAGCACAACTTCCCAAACACTGATAGGAAAATCAAAATCAAAACCTTTGTACTGAGGGACATAGCCTACAAGTTCCCTACTCTTTTCCGGTGGTTTCCCAAAGAGTTTTACATTGCCTCTATAAGGTTTCAAAAGCCCCAAGAGCACTTTGAGAAATGTAGTCTTTCCTCCCCCATTAGGTCCGATAATCCCAAGCAGTCCATTGGGTTCTTTCAATT belongs to Methanosarcina barkeri 3 and includes:
- a CDS encoding metal ABC transporter permease; the protein is MFDFLQYNFIQNALAAAVLASIACGIIGVYVVVKKIVFISGGIAHASFGGVGLGYYLGINPMFGVLPFSLLSALVMGTVSKKSKIPEDSAIGILWSLGMALGIIFVYLTPGYAPDLMTYLFGNILTVPYSDLYFMLALDIVIVGAVYLLYKEFLTLCFDEEFTTVQGLPTEKLYLFLLCIIALTIVVLIKVVGIILVIALLTIPASLSRKFTYNLKRMMLISIAFGTVISVTGIGLSYALDVPSGATIILVLSLVYGVASFGMEILENIKNSGA
- a CDS encoding metal ABC transporter ATP-binding protein, coding for MEKVIELKDVWVRYGTQTILEAINFELKEPNGLLGIIGPNGGGKTTFLKVLLGLLKPYRGNVKLFGKPPEKSRELVGYVPQYKGFDFDFPISVWEVVLTGRMSHTGFLKKFREEDKRAAEEALKTVEMFQYRDRQIGQLSGGQRQRVFIARALATNPKLLLLDEPNSGLDPHMQDELYRLLSRLKQEMAVIMVTHDLSAVSVYVDKIACLNRTLHYHNSREIPVEDLEATYQCPVELIAHGIPHRVLKNHEENS